A part of Paenibacillus sp. IHBB 10380 genomic DNA contains:
- a CDS encoding insecticidal delta-endotoxin Cry8Ea1 family protein, giving the protein MNVYDNKNGCEILGGSPNNTDTLNRYPLANNPYSSTLNLNSCQSSGITQWVNRIGDAISEAVSIGTTIISLLAAPSLTGSISLAFGLIRRMGPGSNGSSISNLSICDLLSIIDLRVNQSVLNDGIADFNGAVAVYNLYLQALNGWNNNPNPTTAEELRTRFRIADSEFERILTRGSLTHGGSLARQDAQILLLPSFVNAAYLHLLILRDASRYGARWGLFSITPTINYPERLQDLIGRYTNYCIHWYNQGLNEIRQRGNTATVWLEFHRFRRDMTLMVLDIVSSMPYLDIIRYPFATDVQLSRTIYTDPIGFVNRTTSNRLSWFDRRNEANFSALESEIPTALFHRFLNNIDIFTGPLALPVSPNTHRARVWYGNQNIFASGRQTSGEVTNDIQNILGLDIFRIDSQACNLNNTTFGVNRAEFFHGASQGSRRSVYEGFIRTSGLDNPVVTNLQTFIPGENSTIPTPQDYTHILSNPINIRGGLRQLVPNRRSSLVVYGWTHRSLSRHNMVTPNKITQVSAVKASTSSNCTVISGPGFTGGDLVRLHSNGQFVIQFQVPTPQTNYRIRIRYASTFGCSINIIFNDGAHLSTLPSTASSLENLQYNNLSYFNVNGTFKPSMGNSLTIVNTSSNSNLVIDKIEFIPENISENQSIEYAEKAVNDLFINK; this is encoded by the coding sequence ATGAATGTGTATGACAATAAAAATGGATGTGAAATATTGGGTGGTTCACCAAATAACACCGATACATTGAACAGGTACCCTTTGGCAAATAATCCGTATTCTTCTACTTTGAATCTCAATTCTTGTCAAAGCAGTGGTATTACTCAGTGGGTTAATAGAATTGGAGATGCAATTAGTGAGGCAGTATCTATTGGGACAACAATCATCTCTCTTCTTGCAGCGCCTTCTCTTACGGGGAGTATTTCTTTAGCATTTGGTCTTATAAGAAGAATGGGACCAGGAAGTAATGGAAGTTCTATATCAAATTTGTCTATATGTGACTTACTATCTATTATTGATTTACGGGTAAATCAGAGTGTTTTAAACGACGGGATTGCGGATTTTAACGGTGCGGTAGCTGTATATAATCTCTATTTGCAGGCTTTAAATGGTTGGAACAATAATCCCAATCCTACTACTGCTGAAGAACTCCGTACTCGGTTTAGAATAGCTGATTCAGAATTTGAACGTATTTTAACGCGGGGTTCTTTGACACATGGTGGTTCATTAGCCAGACAAGATGCTCAAATATTACTATTACCTTCTTTTGTAAATGCTGCATATCTTCATTTACTTATATTAAGGGATGCTAGTAGATATGGAGCTAGGTGGGGGTTATTTAGCATTACACCTACTATAAATTATCCAGAAAGATTACAAGATCTTATCGGAAGATATACCAATTATTGCATACATTGGTATAATCAAGGTCTAAATGAAATAAGACAACGAGGTAATACTGCTACTGTTTGGTTGGAATTTCATAGATTTCGTAGAGATATGACATTGATGGTATTAGATATAGTATCATCAATGCCATATCTTGATATTATAAGATATCCATTTGCAACAGATGTCCAATTAAGTAGGACAATTTATACAGACCCAATTGGTTTTGTAAATCGTACTACTAGCAACAGACTAAGCTGGTTTGATAGGCGTAATGAAGCTAATTTTTCAGCGTTAGAAAGTGAAATACCTACCGCTCTATTTCATCGGTTTTTGAATAATATAGATATATTTACCGGTCCGCTTGCTTTACCTGTTTCTCCTAATACCCATAGAGCAAGGGTGTGGTATGGTAATCAAAATATCTTTGCATCTGGTAGACAAACTTCTGGGGAAGTAACAAATGATATTCAAAACATTTTGGGTTTAGATATATTTAGAATAGATTCGCAAGCTTGTAATCTAAATAATACTACGTTTGGAGTTAATAGAGCTGAATTTTTTCATGGTGCTAGTCAAGGCTCCCGAAGATCTGTATATGAAGGATTTATTAGAACAAGTGGACTAGATAACCCTGTAGTTACTAATTTGCAAACGTTTATACCGGGAGAAAATTCAACTATACCAACCCCACAAGATTATACTCATATATTAAGTAACCCAATAAATATAAGGGGAGGACTTCGACAATTAGTACCTAATCGTCGTTCTTCTTTAGTCGTATATGGTTGGACACATAGAAGTCTGAGTCGTCACAATATGGTTACACCAAATAAAATTACTCAAGTGTCCGCTGTTAAAGCAAGTACTTCTTCCAATTGTACAGTAATTTCAGGACCAGGATTTACTGGAGGTGATCTAGTAAGATTACATTCTAATGGACAGTTCGTTATACAATTTCAAGTACCAACTCCACAAACAAATTATCGTATTCGTATACGCTATGCCTCTACGTTTGGATGTTCAATAAATATAATATTTAATGATGGTGCTCATTTAAGTACATTACCTTCCACAGCTTCATCACTTGAAAATTTACAATATAATAATTTGAGTTATTTTAACGTTAACGGTACTTTCAAACCTTCAATGGGTAATTCACTAACGATTGTAAATACAAGTTCAAATTCAAATTTAGTAATAGACAAAATCGAATTTATTCCAGAAAATATTTCCGAAAATCAATCGATTGAATATGCAGAAAAGGCTGTGAATGATTTGTTCATCAATAAATAA